In one window of Mesorhizobium sp. B2-1-1 DNA:
- the uvrA gene encoding excinuclease ABC subunit UvrA, whose protein sequence is MADHKYLSIRGAREHNLKNVDLDLPRDSLIVMTGLSGSGKSSLAFDTIYAEGQRRYVESLSAYARQFLEMMQKPDVDQIDGLSPAISIEQKTTSKNPRSTVGTVTEIYDYMRLLFARVGVPYSPATGLPIESQTVSQMVDRVLAVEEGTRLFILAPIVRGRKGEYRKELLELQKKGFQRVKVDGVFYEIADVPPLDKKYKHDIDVVVDRIVVRGDLATRLADSMETALKLAEGLAVAEFADKPLDASQTGEDSVNKSKNETHERILFSEKFACPVSGFTIPEIEPRLFSFNNPFGACPTCDGLGSQRAIDPNLVVPDENVSLRDGAVSPWAKSTSPYYVQTLEALGKAYGFKLGDKFKDLTGEAQEAILRGTGEREITFQYDDGLRSYKTTKTFEGVIPNLERRWKETESAWMREEIERFMSATPCPACRGYRLKPEALAVKIAGKHIGEVTEQSIRKADQWFTDLPAQLNDKQNEIAVRVLKEIRERLRFLNDVGLDYLTLSRNSGTLSGGESQRIRLASQIGSGLTGVLYVLDEPSIGLHQRDNARLLDTLKHLRDIGNTVIVVEHDEDAILHADYVVDIGPAAGIHGGEIIAQGTPQQVMANPNSITGKYLSGELEVATPAVRREAKKNRRLKVVGARGNNLKNVTAEIPLGTFTAVTGVSGGGKSTFLIETLFKAASRRIMGSREHPAEHDRIEGLEFLDKVIDIDQSPIGRTPRSNPATYTGAFTPIRDWFAGLPEAKARGYQPGRFSFNVKGGRCEACQGDGVIKIEMHFLPDVYVTCDVCHGKRYNRETLDVLFKGKSIADVLDMTVEEGVDFFAAVPGVRDKLDTLKQVGLGYIHIGQQATTLSGGEAQRIKLAKELSRKATGKTLYILDEPTTGLHFHDVAKLLEVLHELVDQGNTVVVIEHNLEVIKTADWVLDLGPEGGDGGGELVASGTPEAIVREKRSYTGQFLKELLERRPGGKREAAE, encoded by the coding sequence ATGGCCGACCATAAATATCTTTCCATTCGCGGGGCGCGCGAACACAATCTGAAGAATGTCGATCTCGACCTGCCGCGTGACAGCCTGATCGTCATGACCGGCCTGTCGGGCTCCGGCAAATCGTCGCTTGCCTTCGACACCATCTACGCCGAAGGCCAGCGCCGCTATGTCGAGAGCCTGTCGGCCTATGCGCGGCAATTCCTCGAAATGATGCAGAAGCCGGACGTCGACCAGATCGACGGCCTGTCGCCGGCCATCTCCATCGAGCAGAAGACCACCTCGAAGAACCCGCGCTCGACGGTCGGCACCGTCACCGAGATATACGATTATATGCGGCTTCTGTTCGCGCGTGTCGGCGTACCCTATTCGCCGGCCACCGGGCTGCCGATCGAGAGCCAGACGGTGTCGCAGATGGTCGATCGCGTGCTGGCGGTCGAGGAAGGCACGCGCCTGTTCATCCTGGCGCCGATCGTGCGCGGCCGCAAAGGCGAGTACCGCAAGGAATTGCTCGAGCTGCAGAAAAAGGGATTTCAGCGCGTCAAGGTCGACGGCGTCTTCTACGAGATCGCTGATGTGCCGCCACTCGACAAGAAATACAAGCACGACATCGACGTGGTCGTGGACCGCATCGTCGTGCGTGGCGACCTCGCAACGCGCCTTGCCGATTCCATGGAGACCGCGCTGAAGCTCGCGGAGGGGCTGGCGGTAGCGGAGTTCGCCGACAAGCCGCTCGATGCCAGTCAGACGGGCGAGGATTCGGTCAACAAATCGAAGAACGAGACGCATGAGCGCATCCTGTTCTCGGAAAAATTCGCCTGTCCGGTCTCCGGTTTCACCATTCCCGAGATCGAGCCCAGGCTGTTCTCGTTCAACAACCCGTTCGGCGCCTGCCCGACCTGCGACGGGCTGGGCAGCCAGCGCGCCATCGATCCCAATCTGGTCGTCCCCGACGAGAACGTCTCGCTGCGCGACGGCGCCGTCAGCCCATGGGCGAAATCGACTTCACCCTACTACGTGCAGACGCTGGAGGCTCTCGGCAAGGCTTACGGCTTCAAGCTCGGCGACAAGTTCAAGGATTTGACCGGGGAAGCCCAGGAAGCCATCCTGCGCGGCACAGGCGAGCGCGAGATCACCTTCCAGTATGATGACGGCCTGCGCTCCTACAAAACGACCAAGACCTTCGAGGGCGTCATCCCCAACCTCGAGCGGCGCTGGAAAGAGACCGAATCCGCCTGGATGCGCGAGGAAATCGAGCGCTTCATGTCGGCCACCCCCTGCCCGGCCTGTCGTGGCTACAGGCTGAAGCCGGAAGCGCTGGCGGTGAAGATCGCGGGCAAGCACATCGGCGAAGTGACCGAACAGTCGATCCGCAAGGCCGACCAGTGGTTCACCGACCTGCCGGCGCAGCTCAACGACAAGCAGAACGAGATCGCCGTGCGCGTGCTCAAGGAAATCCGCGAGCGGCTGCGCTTCCTCAACGACGTCGGCCTCGACTATCTCACCCTGTCGCGCAATTCCGGCACGCTGTCGGGCGGCGAGAGCCAGCGCATCCGGCTGGCATCGCAGATCGGCTCCGGCCTCACCGGCGTGCTCTACGTGCTGGACGAACCGTCGATCGGCCTGCACCAGCGCGACAATGCGCGCCTGCTCGACACGCTGAAGCACCTGCGCGACATCGGCAACACGGTGATCGTGGTCGAGCATGACGAGGACGCCATCCTGCATGCCGACTACGTCGTCGACATCGGTCCGGCCGCCGGCATCCATGGCGGTGAAATCATTGCCCAGGGCACGCCGCAGCAGGTGATGGCCAACCCGAATTCGATCACCGGCAAATACCTCTCGGGCGAGCTCGAGGTGGCGACACCAGCGGTTCGCCGCGAGGCGAAGAAGAACCGCCGCCTGAAAGTCGTCGGCGCGCGCGGCAACAATCTGAAGAACGTCACCGCCGAAATTCCGCTCGGCACCTTCACCGCCGTCACCGGCGTATCGGGCGGCGGCAAATCGACCTTCCTGATCGAAACGCTTTTCAAGGCGGCCTCGCGCCGCATCATGGGCTCGCGCGAGCATCCGGCCGAGCACGACCGCATCGAGGGCCTGGAGTTCCTCGACAAGGTCATCGACATCGACCAGTCGCCGATCGGACGGACCCCGCGCTCCAACCCCGCCACCTATACCGGCGCCTTCACGCCGATCCGCGACTGGTTCGCGGGCCTGCCGGAAGCCAAGGCGCGCGGCTACCAACCGGGCCGCTTCTCCTTCAACGTCAAGGGCGGCCGCTGCGAGGCCTGCCAGGGCGACGGCGTTATCAAGATCGAGATGCACTTCCTGCCCGACGTCTACGTCACCTGCGACGTCTGCCACGGCAAGCGCTATAACAGAGAGACGCTCGACGTGCTGTTCAAGGGCAAGTCGATCGCCGACGTGCTCGACATGACGGTCGAGGAAGGCGTCGATTTTTTCGCCGCCGTGCCCGGCGTGCGCGACAAGCTCGACACGCTGAAGCAGGTCGGCCTCGGCTACATCCATATCGGCCAGCAGGCGACGACGCTGTCGGGCGGCGAGGCGCAGCGGATAAAACTCGCCAAGGAGCTGTCGCGCAAGGCGACCGGCAAGACGCTCTATATCCTGGACGAGCCGACCACTGGCCTGCACTTTCACGATGTCGCCAAGCTGCTGGAAGTGCTGCACGAACTGGTCGACCAGGGCAACACGGTGGTGGTGATCGAGCACAATCTCGAAGTGATCAAGACCGCCGACTGGGTGCTCGACCTCGGCCCCGAGGGTGGCGATGGCGGCGGCGAGCTGGTCGCCTCCGGCACGCCGGAAGCGATCGTGCGCGAAAAACGCAGCTACACCGGCCAATTTCTCAAGGAATTGCTGGAGCGACGCCCCGGAGGCAAGCGCGAAGCAGCGGAGTGA
- a CDS encoding ATP-dependent Clp protease proteolytic subunit: MTGFANLVPMVIEQSSRGERAFDIFSRLLRERIVFINGEINDGMSALVCAQLLSLESDNPDKEISLYINSPGGVVTSGFAIYDTMQYVSCPVSTVCMGFAASMASFLLMAGTPGRRIALPNASLVLHQPLGGFQGQASDIQRHAEGILRTKRQMTELYARHCGRTYEEVERTLDRDYFMTAEEAKAWGLVDHVYDTRKKAA; the protein is encoded by the coding sequence ATGACCGGTTTTGCCAATCTGGTGCCGATGGTGATCGAGCAGTCGAGCCGCGGCGAGCGCGCCTTCGACATTTTCTCGCGGCTGCTGCGCGAGCGCATCGTCTTTATCAACGGCGAGATCAACGACGGCATGTCGGCGCTGGTCTGCGCCCAGCTTCTGTCGCTGGAATCGGATAATCCCGACAAGGAGATCTCGCTTTACATCAACTCGCCTGGCGGCGTGGTGACCAGCGGCTTCGCCATCTACGACACGATGCAATATGTCAGCTGTCCGGTGTCGACGGTGTGCATGGGCTTTGCCGCCTCGATGGCTTCGTTCCTGCTGATGGCTGGCACGCCGGGACGGCGCATCGCGCTGCCCAACGCCAGCCTCGTCCTGCACCAGCCGCTGGGCGGCTTCCAGGGTCAGGCATCGGACATCCAGCGTCACGCCGAAGGCATTCTGCGCACCAAGCGGCAGATGACCGAGCTCTATGCGCGCCATTGCGGCCGCACCTATGAAGAGGTCGAGCGCACGCTCGACCGGGACTATTTCATGACCGCCGAGGAAGCGAAGGCATGGGGTCTCGTCGATCATGTCTACGACACCCGCAAAAAGGCGGCGTGA
- a CDS encoding SRPBCC family protein produces the protein MTHAPVTDESPARTAPDAIEFECDLPEPPEKVWRALTVPELLAAWMMPNDINPEIGSNFAFAGPDAPIECEILDAEPGKRLRYSWREQPRPDEERNPLDSIVTFTLARTVSGGTHLHIIHEGFARAATSAARPMVTMAGAGCRLSFAARASGRRPAANSFCLLQRAA, from the coding sequence ATGACGCACGCACCAGTGACCGACGAAAGCCCTGCGCGGACCGCCCCCGACGCGATCGAGTTCGAGTGCGATCTCCCCGAGCCGCCGGAAAAGGTATGGCGGGCGCTGACCGTGCCCGAATTGCTTGCGGCCTGGATGATGCCCAACGACATCAATCCTGAGATCGGCAGCAATTTCGCCTTTGCCGGGCCGGATGCGCCGATCGAATGCGAGATCCTCGATGCCGAGCCCGGAAAAAGGCTTCGCTATTCCTGGCGGGAACAGCCGCGGCCCGACGAGGAACGGAACCCGCTCGACAGCATCGTCACCTTCACGCTCGCCCGCACCGTTTCGGGCGGCACGCATCTGCATATTATCCATGAAGGCTTTGCCCGTGCGGCGACATCCGCCGCCAGGCCCATGGTGACCATGGCAGGCGCCGGCTGCCGGCTTTCATTCGCTGCGCGTGCCTCCGGCCGCCGCCCCGCAGCCAATTCATTTTGCCTTCTGCAGCGCGCCGCTTGA
- a CDS encoding ArsR/SmtB family transcription factor, with product MIEAEIFRALADPTRRAVYERLATSEMTVSQLRTGMTVSQPAVSQHLAVLRGAGLVVERRAGRNAYYRADPQGLDPLLGWIERYRTFWPERIEKLRTVLKDMDQ from the coding sequence ATGATCGAAGCGGAAATTTTCCGGGCGCTGGCCGACCCCACCCGACGCGCCGTCTATGAACGCCTCGCCACCAGCGAGATGACGGTGTCGCAGCTGCGCACCGGCATGACGGTATCGCAGCCGGCTGTGTCGCAGCACCTGGCGGTGCTGCGCGGCGCAGGCCTGGTGGTCGAGCGGCGGGCGGGCCGCAACGCCTATTACCGCGCCGATCCGCAAGGGCTCGACCCGCTGCTTGGCTGGATCGAACGCTACCGGACGTTCTGGCCCGAGCGCATCGAAAAACTGAGGACGGTTCTCAAGGACATGGACCAATGA
- a CDS encoding single-stranded DNA-binding protein, with translation MAGSVNKVILVGNLGADPEIRRLNSGEPVVNIRIATSESWRDKNSGERKEKTEWHNVVIFNDGIAKVAEQYLKKGMKVYVEGQLQTRKWQDQTGADKYTTEVVLQRFRGELQMLDARGQGEGGQVGGYSGGGSRGSDFGQSGPNEGFNRGGGAPKGGGGSSRELDDEIPF, from the coding sequence ATGGCGGGTAGCGTCAACAAGGTCATTCTGGTCGGCAATCTCGGAGCGGACCCGGAGATCCGCCGCCTGAATTCTGGCGAGCCGGTCGTCAACATCCGCATCGCAACATCGGAAAGCTGGCGCGACAAGAATTCCGGCGAGCGCAAGGAAAAGACCGAGTGGCATAATGTCGTCATCTTCAATGACGGCATCGCCAAGGTCGCCGAGCAGTATCTGAAGAAGGGCATGAAGGTTTATGTCGAGGGCCAGTTGCAGACACGCAAATGGCAAGACCAGACCGGTGCCGACAAATACACGACGGAAGTCGTGCTGCAGAGATTCCGCGGCGAGCTGCAGATGCTCGACGCGCGCGGCCAGGGTGAGGGCGGCCAGGTCGGGGGTTATTCCGGCGGCGGCAGCCGTGGTTCCGATTTCGGCCAGTCCGGCCCGAACGAAGGCTTCAATCGTGGCGGCGGCGCTCCCAAGGGCGGCGGCGGTTCGTCGCGCGAGCTGGACGACGAAATTCCGTTCTGA
- a CDS encoding DUF2306 domain-containing protein, which produces MSLGPLLSARPPIPWHALAAFAALAIGGVQLALPKGTLRHRAMGYLWAALMLAVAISSFWIQQIRLIGPFSPIHLLSILVLVTVPLAVWHARNHRVAKHRKAMIALYIFALVGAGVFTLVPGRILHDVVFGVAQARP; this is translated from the coding sequence ATGTCGCTCGGACCGCTCCTATCGGCACGTCCTCCGATCCCATGGCATGCGCTCGCGGCCTTTGCCGCGCTGGCGATAGGCGGCGTGCAGCTGGCGCTGCCGAAAGGCACGCTGCGCCACCGCGCGATGGGCTATCTCTGGGCGGCGCTGATGCTGGCCGTCGCCATCTCGAGTTTCTGGATCCAGCAGATACGGCTCATTGGCCCTTTCAGCCCGATCCATCTCTTGTCGATCCTGGTGCTGGTCACGGTGCCGCTGGCGGTCTGGCATGCACGCAATCACCGCGTCGCCAAGCACCGCAAGGCGATGATTGCGTTGTATATCTTTGCACTGGTGGGTGCCGGTGTCTTTACGCTGGTGCCCGGCAGAATCTTGCACGACGTGGTCTTCGGCGTCGCGCAAGCCAGACCGTGA
- a CDS encoding OsmC family protein has translation MKARIKWVEERTFVGESGTGHKVVLGTAFGPEGRTPGPSPMELVLIGTGGCSAYDVVHILEKGREAIEDCVVELDSDRAETDPKVFTRIHMHFIVKGRALSPDKVKRAIDLSIEKYCSASAMMSKTAAITHDFEIIDTTAK, from the coding sequence TTGAAAGCACGCATCAAATGGGTCGAGGAACGCACCTTCGTCGGCGAGTCCGGCACAGGCCATAAGGTCGTACTGGGGACCGCGTTCGGCCCTGAAGGGAGAACGCCGGGGCCGAGCCCGATGGAACTGGTGCTGATCGGCACCGGCGGCTGCTCGGCCTATGATGTCGTCCATATCCTCGAAAAGGGGCGCGAGGCGATCGAGGACTGTGTGGTCGAGCTCGATTCCGACCGAGCCGAGACCGATCCCAAGGTGTTCACCCGCATTCATATGCATTTCATCGTCAAGGGCAGGGCGCTGTCGCCCGACAAGGTGAAGCGGGCGATCGATCTCTCGATCGAAAAATACTGTTCGGCTTCGGCCATGATGTCCAAAACCGCCGCCATTACCCACGATTTCGAAATTATCGACACGACGGCAAAATAA
- a CDS encoding MarC family protein, with protein MPSFDSLFNAFVTILVTIDPPGLAPLFLAITRGMNREERQQVSVRASVIGFLVMALFAVAGASILSVFGITLPAFRVAGGFLLFFIAFEMVFERRQDRKEKIGDVAITKDMIHNIAAFPLAIPLIAGPGAISATVLLSGSFQGFGAQAALVGIIFVCLAITYLVFVLSERIDRILGQTGRSILTRLLGVILAALAVQFVADGIKALMAS; from the coding sequence ATGCCGAGTTTCGACAGCCTGTTCAACGCCTTCGTCACCATTCTGGTGACCATCGACCCGCCCGGGCTGGCGCCGCTGTTTCTGGCGATAACGCGCGGCATGAACCGCGAGGAGCGCCAGCAGGTCTCGGTCCGCGCCTCGGTCATTGGCTTCCTTGTGATGGCGCTGTTCGCGGTTGCCGGCGCGTCGATCCTGTCGGTGTTCGGCATCACGCTGCCGGCATTCCGCGTCGCCGGCGGGTTCCTTCTGTTCTTCATCGCTTTCGAAATGGTGTTCGAGCGCCGGCAAGACCGCAAGGAGAAGATCGGCGACGTCGCCATCACCAAGGACATGATCCACAACATCGCCGCTTTCCCGCTGGCGATCCCGCTGATCGCCGGCCCTGGCGCGATTTCGGCGACTGTGCTGCTCTCCGGCTCGTTTCAGGGTTTTGGCGCCCAGGCGGCACTGGTCGGCATCATCTTCGTCTGCCTCGCCATCACCTATCTCGTGTTCGTGCTCTCGGAGCGCATCGACCGCATCCTCGGCCAGACCGGCCGTTCGATCCTGACCCGCCTGCTCGGCGTTATCCTGGCGGCACTTGCCGTCCAGTTCGTGGCTGACGGCATCAAGGCGCTGATGGCCTCATAG
- a CDS encoding helix-turn-helix transcriptional regulator — MTTSDRIIASGPGWQVSDVVCTAGAGDRPFEEEHRTFCVAAVTSGTFRYRASQGTAMLAPGAVLLGNPGTCYECGHEHGAGDRCLSFHFAPAYMERIVEDVPGARMLAFKTPRLPPLPALMPLLAEAEAARDVGETAAFEELGLRIASAAVAASSGRTKMARTPSGRDQKRVAEAVRRIEIDADQPLSLAVLARETATSPYHFLRTFRQIAGMTPYRFLLRTRLHRAAVRLHASDKAISTIAFEAGFNDLSTFNRRFRREMGETPGSYRARRAGRR; from the coding sequence ATGACGACGAGCGACAGGATCATTGCCTCGGGGCCAGGCTGGCAGGTGTCGGACGTGGTGTGCACGGCCGGCGCCGGCGACCGGCCGTTCGAGGAGGAGCACCGGACGTTCTGCGTCGCCGCGGTGACCAGCGGCACCTTCCGCTATCGCGCCAGCCAGGGCACCGCGATGCTCGCGCCAGGCGCGGTGCTGCTCGGTAATCCCGGCACATGCTACGAATGCGGCCACGAGCACGGCGCCGGTGACCGCTGCCTCTCCTTCCATTTTGCTCCGGCCTATATGGAACGGATCGTGGAGGACGTACCGGGCGCCAGAATGCTGGCCTTCAAGACGCCGCGCTTGCCGCCCCTGCCGGCGCTGATGCCGCTGCTGGCCGAAGCGGAGGCCGCGCGCGATGTGGGCGAAACCGCTGCTTTCGAGGAACTCGGCTTGCGCATTGCCAGCGCAGCAGTCGCCGCAAGCTCAGGGCGCACCAAGATGGCGCGGACACCCAGCGGCCGCGACCAGAAACGGGTCGCGGAGGCGGTTCGGCGTATCGAGATCGATGCCGATCAGCCGCTTTCGCTGGCCGTGCTGGCGCGGGAGACGGCGACCAGTCCGTATCATTTCCTGCGCACATTCCGGCAGATTGCCGGAATGACCCCCTACCGGTTTCTGCTGAGGACCAGGCTGCACCGGGCAGCAGTGCGGCTCCACGCTTCGGACAAGGCGATCTCGACGATCGCCTTCGAGGCGGGCTTCAACGACCTGTCAACTTTCAATCGCCGCTTCCGGCGCGAAATGGGCGAGACGCCCGGCAGCTATCGCGCCCGCCGCGCGGGCCGCCGCTAA